The uncultured Methanomethylovorans sp. genome contains a region encoding:
- a CDS encoding PAS domain S-box protein has protein sequence MSFIWKVDERWPVEWVSANIAQLGYTPEEFMSGKLDYADIVHPEDYGKINSEVKKLLKKGNTSYFTLVYRILTKSGEVRYVTERSLLKRDDDGIISRYQGIIIDNTEKEKAESTLEDVERKYHLLFEKAPLGILCFDENGTIINCNHICLKIIAEPLSRVLGLNILQYVGEGALKAAIDLVFLGESGHFEGEYISPVGKKFTIKAEFSPIMSEDGCLIGGLGLIQDISELQGTEEKIHLNEARLEALLELHQRADSSVSEIVEFAIEKAVRLTHSQIGYLGLLQENEKSLEIYAWPMQKINGEKKSWIFPVNSTGMWGEAIREREPIVNNKFSGSGLIKGIISDQDIKINRYINVPVMDGDQVVAVAAVANKSNEYDSSDVRQLTLLFDGMWKLVQCKLVDWKLIETRKILKVLESVINDSPAVVFIWSPEDDWPVEFVSKNIERFGYSVEDFLSGKMVYGDIIHPADLEKVRTEVARCYKEGYSDFSQEYRVLTKLGEVRWVDERTLIHHDLHGEIDFLQGIIVDVTERKQATNFVQVESDFDNVLSSGDNLQDMFEKILDFALQIKAVDCGAIYLIDNSEGDFEMMAYRGLSDKFADNFRHFAPNTIQARLFTTGYPVYKYFSEISDMIKGDLDYEGLQAMGFIPVNYNEKLIASMILGSHKELEIPANSRNVIDTIANQLGLIISRFREGTPVRKDQNGLQDLFDTMDDLIFIMDMGGLIIHANHALQKYLKYSRKDLSKMDFLELFPPGKEEEVLESIDIEGLISGNSSRCYVPLMSKDRNFLSSDTKFFIGKWDGREALIGVARLSASTVDI, from the coding sequence ATGTCTTTCATATGGAAGGTGGATGAGAGATGGCCGGTTGAATGGGTTTCGGCAAACATCGCACAATTAGGATACACTCCAGAAGAATTTATGTCCGGAAAACTTGATTATGCTGATATTGTACATCCTGAAGATTATGGAAAGATAAATTCAGAAGTCAAAAAACTACTCAAAAAGGGCAATACTTCTTACTTTACACTAGTTTACAGAATCCTTACCAAATCCGGAGAAGTAAGATATGTAACTGAAAGGTCTCTTTTAAAGAGGGATGATGATGGAATTATTTCCCGTTACCAAGGTATAATAATCGATAATACCGAAAAAGAGAAAGCAGAAAGTACTTTGGAAGATGTGGAAAGAAAATACCATCTCTTATTTGAAAAAGCTCCTCTGGGCATCCTTTGTTTTGATGAGAATGGTACAATTATTAACTGTAATCATATCTGTTTAAAAATTATTGCTGAACCCCTAAGTAGGGTATTGGGTCTTAATATACTTCAATATGTAGGGGAAGGGGCCCTTAAAGCTGCTATTGATCTTGTTTTCTTGGGTGAGTCCGGTCATTTTGAAGGAGAGTACATTTCTCCGGTAGGAAAAAAATTTACTATTAAGGCAGAGTTTTCTCCCATAATGTCTGAAGATGGTTGTCTTATAGGGGGGCTTGGACTTATCCAGGATATAAGTGAGCTTCAAGGGACTGAAGAAAAAATACATCTAAATGAAGCACGCCTGGAGGCACTTCTTGAACTTCATCAGAGGGCTGACTCCTCTGTTTCAGAAATTGTAGAATTTGCTATTGAAAAAGCTGTGAGGTTAACTCATAGTCAAATAGGTTATCTTGGTTTGCTGCAAGAGAACGAAAAAAGTCTTGAAATATATGCATGGCCCATGCAGAAAATAAATGGTGAAAAAAAATCCTGGATATTTCCTGTAAATTCTACGGGTATGTGGGGGGAGGCTATAAGGGAAAGAGAACCTATCGTAAACAACAAGTTCTCAGGCTCTGGTCTTATCAAAGGTATCATATCTGATCAGGATATCAAGATTAATCGTTATATCAATGTACCGGTAATGGACGGGGATCAGGTGGTAGCCGTTGCTGCCGTAGCCAATAAATCGAACGAGTATGATAGTTCGGATGTCAGGCAGCTCACTTTACTTTTTGATGGAATGTGGAAGCTCGTACAATGTAAGCTTGTTGATTGGAAACTCATCGAAACCCGAAAGATACTCAAAGTCTTGGAGTCTGTGATAAATGACAGTCCTGCAGTAGTCTTTATATGGAGTCCAGAAGATGACTGGCCAGTAGAATTCGTTTCAAAGAACATAGAGCGTTTTGGCTATTCAGTAGAGGATTTCCTGTCAGGTAAAATGGTGTATGGGGATATTATTCACCCAGCAGACCTGGAGAAAGTACGTACAGAGGTAGCTAGATGCTATAAAGAAGGATATTCCGACTTTAGTCAAGAGTATAGGGTCCTTACCAAATTAGGTGAGGTCAGGTGGGTAGACGAAAGAACTCTTATTCACCATGATCTGCATGGGGAGATCGATTTCCTTCAAGGTATCATTGTTGATGTCACAGAGCGCAAGCAGGCAACGAATTTTGTCCAGGTTGAGTCTGATTTTGATAATGTTCTGTCTTCAGGTGACAATCTACAGGATATGTTTGAAAAAATACTTGATTTTGCTCTTCAGATCAAAGCTGTAGACTGTGGAGCCATCTACTTAATTGATAACTCAGAAGGTGATTTTGAAATGATGGCTTACCGTGGTCTGTCGGATAAGTTCGCAGACAACTTCAGGCATTTTGCTCCTAATACTATTCAGGCAAGGCTTTTTACCACTGGTTATCCTGTATACAAATATTTTTCTGAGATTAGTGATATGATCAAAGGGGATCTTGATTATGAAGGTCTGCAAGCCATGGGTTTCATTCCAGTAAATTATAATGAAAAACTTATTGCTTCAATGATACTTGGTTCTCACAAAGAACTGGAAATACCTGCAAATTCCAGGAATGTCATTGATACTATTGCAAATCAGTTAGGTTTGATCATATCTAGGTTCAGAGAAGGTACTCCAGTTAGGAAAGATCAAAATGGGCTTCAAGATCTTTTTGACACGATGGATGATCTGATATTCATCATGGACATGGGTGGATTGATCATTCATGCAAATCATGCTTTGCAGAAATACTTAAAGTATTCTAGAAAAGATCTTTCCAAGATGGATTTCTTGGAACTGTTCCCTCCGGGGAAAGAAGAAGAAGTTCTTGAGAGTATCGATATTGAAGGCCTAATCTCGGGCAATTCCTCCAGATGTTATGTACCCCTTATGAGCAAAGATCGTAATTTCTTATCTTCAGATACTAAGTTCTTTATAGGCAAGTGGGATGGGCGAGAAGCCTTAATAGGCGTGGCCCGACTGTCAGCAAGTACCGTAGATATTTAA
- a CDS encoding DUF1638 domain-containing protein, translating into MTFMCIIACRIFENEIVHVIKNDAQIRNVFVLDSPDAAGILQKLSDNAIPHTVYSANDIEDLIHSEQNTNYCLVLNILGFSLDASPQLLKEGVYKEVSTMSEYADTILIFYGLCGNVLGNINRDFSHLSCPVHILREEDGEIIDDCIGASLGGRKPYLKALKEAGGEGIYFLTPMGAIFWKEMAVIARLTNDPNNTAMTKIVFDYAGYKKVGKINTGLAYEKSFNEKVEEFAQAFDFQIVDMKGTVKIAEQSYQRAKDAIFRKKGNE; encoded by the coding sequence ATGACATTTATGTGTATAATCGCCTGCAGGATATTTGAAAACGAGATCGTGCATGTTATAAAAAACGATGCCCAAATTAGAAATGTATTCGTTTTAGATAGTCCTGATGCTGCAGGAATACTCCAGAAATTATCTGACAATGCCATACCTCATACAGTTTATTCAGCAAATGACATAGAGGATTTAATACACAGTGAACAAAATACAAATTATTGTCTTGTTCTGAATATCCTTGGTTTTTCCCTTGATGCATCTCCACAGTTGCTGAAAGAAGGCGTGTACAAGGAAGTTAGCACAATGTCCGAGTATGCCGATACAATCCTTATATTCTATGGATTGTGTGGGAATGTTCTCGGCAATATAAATAGAGACTTTTCACATCTTTCCTGCCCTGTACACATTCTGAGAGAAGAAGATGGCGAAATCATCGATGACTGTATAGGTGCTTCCCTTGGAGGAAGAAAACCTTATCTTAAAGCCTTGAAAGAAGCTGGTGGTGAGGGCATATATTTCCTTACACCCATGGGAGCTATTTTCTGGAAAGAAATGGCGGTTATTGCCCGGCTCACAAATGATCCCAATAACACCGCAATGACAAAGATTGTGTTTGATTATGCTGGATATAAAAAAGTAGGTAAGATCAATACTGGTCTGGCTTATGAGAAGAGTTTCAATGAGAAAGTAGAAGAGTTTGCTCAAGCTTTTGATTTTCAAATAGTTGATATGAAAGGCACAGTGAAAATTGCTGAGCAATCATATCAAAGAGCCAAAGATGCCATTTTTAGGAAAAAGGGGAATGAATAA
- a CDS encoding hydantoinase/oxoprolinase family protein, which yields MQYSLGIDAGGTYTDAVVLSNTDGKVLQANKALTTYPDLIHGIRNALDGLDQTFLTNVKMISVSTTLATNTILENTGYPVGLILVGKANVTSDQKIKYSIQVSGGHNNTGNEAEPLDIQSIEKFILKVRGKVSAFAVSSYFSVRNPEHELQVKDSVIRLTGLPVVCGHELSQDLGAYDRGVTAYLNAQLIPITNQFMQSVTAEIKRRNIEAKLMMLKCDGSVVGIEEALKKPIESIFSGPAASLLGASHLSGFKSCAVVDVGGTSTDVSMICEGLPEISNYGAVVGRWQTKVKAIKMETSAMGGDSHVWMLNHEIHIGPRKVMPLCLAAMKYPEIKEKLKMKQTILRNQIGENIQPTKFFLKSGKIPDELSTEETALFERLSNRPSTVSEIYWNENRMPSPMTMDMLIQKRLVKTIGFTPTDALHVLGEYDRWDVEAADIGAEVLSGFAGINKLELCSNVKEQVACNMALNLAAFLLEDVDREEIKNIIKGNFAAGIKVKMPVVLLGGPVTAYKNDLGRYIDSIVVVPEHASVGNAVGALMGKGIKRLEVLVKASLSESKYNLKPEAYIVFYPGGRKEFSSYTEALEHAEKIGAELVMEYMSFSGLDRSEIKIDMRRKDISLEDGTTPLETKLDFFGTGIVKGEVGY from the coding sequence ATGCAATATAGCTTGGGTATTGACGCCGGTGGTACTTATACAGATGCCGTGGTTCTCAGTAATACTGATGGTAAAGTCTTACAGGCAAACAAAGCATTGACAACATATCCAGATCTTATCCATGGAATACGAAATGCTCTTGACGGTCTTGACCAAACATTCCTTACTAATGTAAAAATGATCTCCGTTTCAACAACCCTTGCAACAAACACAATACTTGAAAACACTGGTTACCCTGTCGGGTTAATACTAGTTGGAAAAGCGAATGTTACCAGCGACCAGAAAATAAAATATAGTATACAGGTTAGCGGTGGCCACAATAATACAGGCAATGAAGCTGAACCTCTGGATATCCAATCAATTGAAAAATTCATCCTGAAAGTGAGAGGCAAGGTCTCAGCTTTTGCAGTATCCTCATATTTCAGTGTCCGCAATCCTGAACACGAGCTACAAGTAAAGGATAGTGTTATAAGACTTACAGGTCTGCCAGTAGTTTGCGGACATGAACTGTCTCAAGACCTCGGTGCCTATGACAGAGGTGTAACAGCTTATCTGAATGCGCAGTTGATACCCATTACTAATCAATTTATGCAGTCTGTGACCGCAGAGATCAAAAGGAGGAACATTGAAGCAAAACTCATGATGCTCAAGTGCGATGGATCTGTAGTGGGTATAGAGGAAGCTCTCAAAAAGCCCATTGAATCTATTTTTTCAGGTCCTGCAGCTAGTTTACTAGGTGCTTCCCACCTTTCAGGCTTTAAAAGTTGTGCAGTAGTGGATGTAGGTGGGACAAGTACTGATGTCTCTATGATATGTGAAGGCCTCCCCGAAATTTCCAATTATGGAGCAGTTGTAGGCAGATGGCAGACAAAGGTCAAAGCAATCAAGATGGAAACTTCAGCTATGGGAGGGGACAGTCATGTATGGATGCTCAATCATGAGATCCATATAGGACCTCGCAAAGTCATGCCTTTATGCCTTGCAGCAATGAAATATCCGGAGATAAAAGAAAAACTGAAGATGAAACAAACTATCCTCAGAAATCAGATCGGAGAAAATATACAGCCTACAAAGTTCTTCTTGAAAAGTGGAAAAATACCGGATGAACTGAGTACTGAGGAAACCGCTCTTTTCGAACGCCTCAGTAATAGACCCTCTACAGTAAGTGAGATTTACTGGAACGAGAACCGTATGCCAAGTCCTATGACCATGGATATGTTGATCCAGAAAAGACTTGTAAAAACCATAGGTTTTACCCCAACTGATGCTTTGCATGTCTTGGGAGAATATGACCGCTGGGATGTAGAAGCTGCAGATATAGGTGCAGAAGTGCTGTCCGGATTTGCGGGTATTAATAAGTTGGAACTATGCTCCAACGTAAAAGAACAAGTGGCATGTAATATGGCTCTGAACCTAGCTGCTTTTCTCCTTGAAGATGTGGACAGGGAAGAAATAAAAAATATAATCAAAGGGAACTTCGCTGCAGGCATCAAGGTGAAAATGCCCGTGGTATTGCTGGGAGGTCCAGTAACTGCCTATAAGAATGACCTGGGGAGATACATTGATTCTATTGTCGTTGTTCCTGAACATGCCAGTGTAGGAAACGCTGTGGGAGCACTTATGGGTAAAGGTATCAAAAGACTTGAAGTACTTGTAAAAGCCTCGCTCTCAGAGTCGAAATACAATCTAAAACCTGAAGCTTATATTGTTTTCTACCCAGGTGGAAGAAAAGAGTTTTCCTCATATACAGAAGCTTTGGAACACGCAGAAAAAATCGGGGCTGAACTTGTGATGGAGTACATGTCATTTTCTGGATTGGATCGTAGTGAAATTAAGATAGACATGAGACGTAAGGACATAAGCCTGGAGGATGGCACCACACCCTTGGAAACGAAACTAGATTTCTTTGGGACAGGGATAGTAAAAGGCGAAGTTGGCTACTGA